The following proteins come from a genomic window of Flavobacterium crocinum:
- a CDS encoding redoxin domain-containing protein: MKNIKLILFLFSITTTLFAQEMAIKLSPEHPNPGDEVTLTYDASNGPLSNAKYVNVVVYTYDNFKWLINDITLKADGDKKWTAKMKLSDHASFINCVFKSDTIVDRGEKMPHAYMFAQVPGAYTGWGLLRSRAFMDEVPNVVHDSAYIRDEVGLMWIKYELQYHPETRKNVFSYGLKFKQQSTEGDVSPIFKKELRFILSENNLSNVTQYQIQKTLGLMPQPANKAFTDSVQKVLVTKYPNGVWARDLEIKKIFNEADFNKKVALYNAFEKNFPQSNFQDVVTDTEALFYDKMYKAIAYNYIVKNKDYNYAINNVKKASYGIVLDYAWHLVSIPFDRDQEGSEKASLETLKKYADVIYPELESREAVVPKEYAQKLSLKEWQEQCLNFGAREFFTYAKLQEIFKNYDLERKYLDKIKPVMQFKNASYNEVYSRMLLREGKTEEAKAYILEAAKQNQVTPVIIATLKDLYLKEGKKEADFETYLNSLKADKNEEHKKKLISELINLPIDGFEMESSRGGKVKLADQKGKIVVLDFWAMWCGPCKNAMPGMNMAVNKYKADDNVKFYFVDTMEYIKDFKAQTQAFIKEKGFDFTILYDSKNPKTGKFDAVYDKYSKAFHFSGIPEKMIIDQNGNLRWMSNGYFGSPSELVDEISIIVDYLKAEKK; encoded by the coding sequence ATGAAAAATATCAAACTGATACTATTTCTTTTTAGTATCACTACCACTTTATTTGCTCAAGAAATGGCGATTAAGCTTTCGCCAGAACATCCAAATCCAGGAGACGAGGTTACATTAACGTATGATGCGTCTAATGGACCGCTTTCCAATGCGAAATATGTAAACGTAGTCGTATATACTTATGATAACTTTAAATGGCTTATAAACGATATCACTTTGAAAGCTGACGGAGATAAAAAATGGACTGCAAAAATGAAGCTTTCAGATCATGCTTCTTTTATCAACTGTGTTTTTAAATCGGATACCATCGTAGATAGAGGAGAAAAAATGCCTCATGCTTATATGTTTGCACAAGTTCCAGGAGCTTACACAGGCTGGGGACTTTTACGAAGCAGAGCATTTATGGATGAAGTTCCAAATGTCGTGCACGATAGTGCTTATATAAGAGATGAAGTAGGTTTGATGTGGATTAAATACGAATTGCAATACCATCCTGAAACACGTAAAAATGTTTTCTCTTATGGTTTAAAATTCAAACAACAGTCAACTGAAGGAGATGTGTCACCGATTTTCAAGAAAGAACTTCGTTTTATTTTGAGTGAAAATAACTTAAGCAACGTCACACAGTATCAAATTCAGAAAACATTAGGTTTAATGCCGCAACCAGCCAATAAAGCCTTCACAGATTCTGTTCAAAAGGTTTTAGTGACTAAATATCCAAATGGCGTTTGGGCTCGTGATTTAGAGATTAAAAAAATATTCAATGAGGCTGATTTCAATAAAAAAGTAGCTTTATACAATGCCTTTGAGAAAAACTTTCCGCAAAGTAACTTTCAAGATGTAGTTACTGATACAGAAGCACTTTTTTACGATAAAATGTACAAAGCCATTGCTTACAATTATATCGTAAAAAACAAAGATTACAATTATGCAATCAACAATGTAAAGAAAGCGTCATACGGAATTGTATTAGATTATGCTTGGCATTTAGTATCTATTCCTTTTGACAGAGATCAGGAAGGAAGCGAAAAAGCCTCTTTAGAAACATTAAAAAAATATGCAGATGTAATTTATCCTGAATTAGAAAGTAGAGAAGCAGTTGTTCCAAAGGAATATGCACAGAAATTATCATTGAAAGAATGGCAGGAGCAATGTTTGAACTTTGGAGCTAGAGAGTTTTTTACGTATGCAAAACTTCAGGAAATTTTCAAAAATTATGATTTAGAAAGAAAATATTTGGACAAAATAAAACCTGTAATGCAGTTTAAAAATGCTTCTTATAACGAAGTATATTCAAGAATGCTTTTAAGAGAAGGAAAGACCGAAGAAGCTAAAGCTTATATTTTAGAAGCAGCAAAACAAAACCAAGTTACGCCTGTAATAATTGCAACTTTAAAAGATTTGTATTTAAAAGAAGGTAAAAAAGAAGCTGATTTCGAGACTTACTTAAATTCTTTAAAAGCAGATAAAAATGAAGAGCATAAAAAGAAATTAATCTCAGAATTAATCAATCTTCCAATTGATGGATTTGAAATGGAAAGCAGCCGTGGCGGAAAAGTAAAATTAGCCGATCAAAAAGGTAAAATTGTAGTTTTAGATTTCTGGGCGATGTGGTGCGGACCTTGTAAAAATGCAATGCCAGGAATGAATATGGCAGTAAACAAATACAAAGCCGATGATAATGTGAAATTCTATTTTGTAGATACAATGGAATACATTAAAGATTTTAAAGCGCAGACTCAGGCTTTTATTAAAGAAAAAGGTTTTGATTTTACAATTCTGTATGATAGTAAAAATCCAAAAACAGGAAAATTCGATGCGGTTTATGACAAGTATTCAAAAGCATTTCACTTCTCTGGAATTCCTGAAAAAATGATTATCGACCAAAATGGAAATTTAAGATGGATGTCTAATGGTTATTTTGGAAGCCCAAGCGAATTGGTTGATGAAATTTCGATTATCGTTGACTATTTAAAAGCTGAGAAAAAATAA
- a CDS encoding alpha/beta hydrolase family protein, producing the protein MKIVNFLYLSIAVLCCQIGFSQTIWQGQYHSYRIVLSGDLAKYKTDSLSVKMPELDIDKKVATTVKGDSVSFKNEMYGFSFKGKYNVDKSAISGIFNYYSIPNAAIVLKKEKEIQPLYFSQHPKKPYPYQVIDMTFLGKNTKLTYGGTLTIPKGKKKYPLAILISGTGQHDRNYTYMGRQSFTVLADYLAKNGIASLRVDDRGYGKTTGDFENATTGDFANDVEEQIAYLKSDKNIDPSFIGVIGHSEGGMIASIVSSRNKDVKFMISLSGVGVSGLEMLNLQNTAILKSYKFSDKVVAKQMEMYNIMFKVVYDTKDNESAQPAMEVKLKEWMQQQDTTTLKEVQMWDGRDQTFLYRYGKDADRKWYRYTIHYKPENYLPKITVPVFIANGDKDIQVPAVENIDSFKKYLGTKDLTTKIYPGLNHMYQHCKTCTQKEVSELDEVFATEVLEDISKWILARYKK; encoded by the coding sequence ATGAAAATTGTTAATTTTTTATATCTCAGTATAGCAGTATTGTGCTGTCAGATTGGTTTTTCACAAACCATCTGGCAGGGACAGTACCATTCGTACCGAATTGTTTTATCGGGAGATTTGGCAAAATACAAAACAGATTCTTTAAGTGTGAAAATGCCGGAATTAGATATCGATAAAAAAGTAGCCACAACTGTAAAAGGTGATAGTGTATCCTTTAAAAATGAGATGTATGGATTTTCTTTTAAAGGGAAATACAATGTCGATAAAAGTGCGATTTCAGGAATTTTTAATTATTATTCAATTCCAAACGCAGCAATTGTTTTAAAAAAAGAAAAAGAAATCCAACCGTTATATTTTTCGCAGCATCCTAAAAAGCCATATCCTTATCAGGTTATTGATATGACTTTTCTAGGAAAAAATACAAAATTGACTTATGGCGGAACATTAACTATTCCGAAAGGAAAAAAGAAATATCCATTAGCGATTTTAATTTCAGGAACAGGACAGCATGATCGTAATTATACCTATATGGGAAGACAATCTTTTACCGTTTTGGCAGACTATCTGGCAAAAAACGGAATCGCTTCTTTACGTGTAGACGACCGTGGATATGGAAAAACTACTGGAGATTTTGAAAATGCCACAACAGGAGATTTTGCTAATGATGTTGAAGAACAAATCGCCTATTTAAAAAGTGATAAAAATATAGATCCCTCTTTTATTGGAGTAATCGGACACAGCGAAGGCGGTATGATTGCCTCAATCGTAAGTTCACGAAATAAAGATGTAAAATTTATGATCAGTCTTTCTGGTGTTGGCGTAAGCGGATTAGAAATGCTGAATCTTCAAAACACAGCTATTTTAAAAAGTTATAAATTCTCAGATAAAGTTGTAGCCAAACAGATGGAAATGTACAACATTATGTTTAAAGTGGTTTATGATACCAAAGACAATGAATCTGCACAGCCTGCAATGGAAGTAAAGTTAAAAGAATGGATGCAACAACAAGACACCACAACTTTAAAAGAAGTACAAATGTGGGATGGACGCGATCAGACTTTCTTATACCGTTATGGAAAAGATGCCGATAGGAAATGGTATCGTTACACGATTCATTACAAACCAGAAAACTATCTGCCAAAGATTACAGTTCCGGTATTTATAGCAAATGGAGACAAAGACATTCAGGTTCCTGCTGTGGAGAATATTGATTCATTTAAAAAATATCTAGGTACAAAAGATTTGACAACCAAGATTTATCCCGGTTTAAATCACATGTATCAGCATTGTAAAACTTGTACTCAGAAAGAAGTTTCAGAGCTCGATGAAGTTTTTGCTACAGAAGTTTTAGAGGATATTTCAAAATGGATTTTGGCTCGATATAAAAAATAG
- a CDS encoding glycine-rich domain-containing protein produces MDKILWEKVQGFDFDKATEQYGFSTRLALENHWTLYFTQVALLEYKKFMFLAATQSEMVSPSEIVDIVWHQHLIFTNSYTDFCNLLGKRIEHIPSTHNRSDFEMFHKAKERTKELYEINFGKQPLEVWYYTNELDSLELVHSRFNVATLRRNFLKYAIIASIPVCLLIFPILIKIKNPDFLIGYFIVFFAIIMLLEFYIRRSFLSLYNRIKSNPIVQNLSALELVFFKEGKLEKVIHGVVNNLIQNKKIRIRTDNRLELLDKSLGDNKYENCVIEFMRDSESVSYKDLCHTVKQKPIFDQLQKATYRIRNRVITSKEFAFIATAVMIVLGVLLSIIFSRFITGIWRGKPITFLLLAIVPLVLISIGYINRLTTFMFSKVISSALKKEIRNNNEVQNNWEWNYFLYGSVVLSSFFIPIANSTNSSSNNFFSKDSGTSSSSSSSSCGSSCSSSSSSCGSSCGSSCGGCGGGD; encoded by the coding sequence ATGGATAAAATTCTTTGGGAAAAAGTTCAGGGTTTTGACTTTGATAAAGCCACAGAGCAGTACGGATTTTCTACAAGATTAGCGCTCGAAAATCATTGGACATTATATTTTACTCAAGTTGCTTTATTAGAATATAAAAAGTTCATGTTTTTGGCCGCAACTCAAAGTGAAATGGTTTCGCCTTCAGAAATAGTGGATATTGTCTGGCATCAGCATTTAATTTTTACAAACTCATATACCGATTTCTGTAATCTTTTAGGCAAAAGAATCGAACATATTCCGTCGACTCATAATCGGTCTGATTTTGAAATGTTTCATAAAGCGAAAGAACGTACCAAAGAGTTGTATGAAATCAACTTTGGAAAACAGCCTTTGGAAGTTTGGTATTATACCAATGAACTTGATTCTTTAGAACTTGTCCATAGCAGATTTAATGTTGCTACACTTCGAAGAAACTTTTTAAAATATGCTATAATTGCTTCGATTCCAGTTTGTCTTTTGATTTTTCCTATTCTAATAAAAATTAAAAATCCAGATTTTCTGATCGGCTATTTTATAGTGTTTTTTGCAATTATTATGCTGTTGGAATTTTATATCAGAAGAAGTTTTCTTTCCTTATATAATAGAATTAAATCCAATCCAATTGTTCAAAATCTGTCTGCTTTGGAGTTGGTTTTCTTTAAAGAAGGTAAACTGGAAAAAGTGATTCATGGCGTTGTCAATAATTTGATTCAGAATAAAAAAATTAGAATTAGAACAGATAACAGGTTAGAATTACTTGATAAAAGTTTAGGGGATAATAAATATGAAAACTGTGTAATTGAATTTATGAGAGATTCCGAATCTGTTTCTTATAAAGATTTATGTCACACTGTAAAACAGAAACCCATTTTTGACCAATTACAAAAAGCAACGTATAGAATTAGAAACAGAGTTATTACCTCAAAGGAATTTGCATTTATTGCTACTGCTGTTATGATTGTTTTAGGAGTATTGCTCAGTATTATCTTCAGCAGATTTATTACGGGGATTTGGAGAGGCAAACCCATAACATTTTTATTATTAGCAATTGTTCCTTTAGTATTAATTTCGATTGGCTATATCAATAGACTAACAACTTTTATGTTTTCTAAGGTCATTTCATCTGCATTAAAAAAAGAAATCAGAAATAATAATGAAGTCCAAAACAATTGGGAATGGAATTATTTTTTATATGGAAGTGTAGTACTCTCCAGTTTTTTTATTCCAATAGCTAATAGTACAAATTCTAGTTCTAATAACTTTTTCAGCAAAGATTCGGGGACTTCAAGTTCATCCTCATCATCATCCTGTGGTTCTTCGTGTTCAAGTTCTTCCAGTTCCTGCGGAAGCTCTTGTGGCAGTTCCTGCGGCGGCTGTGGAGGTGGAGATTAA
- a CDS encoding protein-disulfide reductase DsbD family protein: MKKIFLFIAIFFAISNLTAQIYDPVSFTTSVKEIGENKYTLSIIAKIDKGWHIYSQNVPSGGPAPTSFTFPKSKNYKTIGSVVEPAGHEVDDPVFNMRIKYFADKAIFTQNIERKTNAAFTIDAVIFFMVCNDNSCLPPGEKEVKFTFKKSDVPVKNEELASTAPEEKNTDLAPKDESITKQDTTNNTTDSVSIASKDTPETLNNSAKTSTGKTAPEESLWTLFFFSFLGGLAALFTPCVFPMIPMTVSFFTKQSKTKATGIRNAMMYGIFIIVIYVILGSLVTAIFGADALNALATNVVFNIVFFLLLLVFALSFLGAFEIVLPSSWLTKIDQKSEMGGAFGIFFMALALAVVSFSCTGPIVGTLLVQAASQAGIAPIVGMLGFSLAIALPFALFAAFPGWMNSLPKSGGWLNSVKVVLGFLELALAFKFLSNADLVLQLHLLEREVFLAIWIAIFSVLAFYLFGKIQLSHDSPVTHISVGRLSLGIMVLAFVVYMIPGLWGAPLQYISGFPPAKQYSESPNGFGNVVTQNNEKTALPEGAESGPNGIPTFHDYEEGLAYAKKVNKPIMLDFTGYACVNCRKMEERVWPDPKVLNVLNNDVVLISLYVDDKRPLSEEEQVTSKITGKVLKYTGQKWSELQILKYKTNAQPYYVLMDHQENDLNKPSAYNPDIKAYYEWLQEGVRNFKK; this comes from the coding sequence ATGAAAAAAATATTTCTTTTTATCGCAATATTCTTTGCGATAAGCAATCTTACAGCCCAAATTTACGATCCCGTTTCATTTACCACTTCAGTAAAAGAAATAGGAGAAAACAAATATACTTTGAGTATAATTGCTAAAATTGATAAAGGCTGGCATATTTATTCTCAGAACGTTCCTTCTGGAGGACCAGCTCCGACAAGTTTTACTTTTCCAAAGTCTAAAAACTACAAGACAATAGGTTCTGTAGTCGAGCCTGCAGGACACGAAGTAGACGATCCTGTTTTTAATATGCGAATTAAATACTTTGCAGATAAAGCCATTTTTACACAGAATATCGAAAGAAAAACAAACGCTGCTTTTACTATTGATGCTGTAATATTTTTTATGGTCTGCAATGATAACAGCTGTTTGCCTCCGGGAGAAAAAGAAGTAAAATTTACCTTTAAAAAATCGGATGTACCAGTTAAAAACGAAGAATTAGCAAGTACAGCTCCAGAAGAAAAAAATACAGATTTGGCTCCAAAAGACGAATCAATTACTAAACAGGATACCACAAACAACACAACAGATTCTGTTAGCATTGCCAGCAAGGACACTCCTGAAACTTTAAATAATTCAGCAAAAACTTCAACAGGAAAAACAGCTCCTGAAGAAAGCTTATGGACATTATTTTTCTTCAGCTTTTTAGGAGGTCTTGCGGCTTTGTTTACGCCTTGTGTATTCCCGATGATTCCAATGACGGTAAGTTTCTTTACCAAACAAAGTAAAACCAAAGCAACCGGAATTAGAAATGCCATGATGTATGGTATTTTTATTATCGTAATTTATGTGATTTTAGGAAGTTTGGTTACAGCGATTTTTGGAGCCGATGCACTAAATGCTTTAGCAACCAATGTCGTTTTCAATATTGTATTTTTCCTGCTTTTATTAGTTTTTGCCTTGTCCTTTTTAGGCGCTTTCGAAATTGTATTGCCAAGTTCATGGCTGACGAAAATTGATCAGAAGTCGGAAATGGGTGGCGCTTTTGGTATTTTCTTTATGGCATTGGCTTTGGCTGTTGTTTCGTTTTCTTGTACAGGTCCAATTGTCGGGACTTTATTAGTTCAGGCGGCAAGTCAGGCAGGAATTGCTCCCATTGTCGGAATGCTTGGTTTTTCATTAGCGATTGCATTGCCGTTTGCTTTGTTTGCCGCTTTTCCGGGCTGGATGAATTCACTTCCAAAATCGGGTGGCTGGTTAAATTCCGTTAAAGTGGTTTTAGGATTTTTAGAATTGGCTTTAGCCTTTAAATTCTTAAGCAACGCCGACTTAGTTTTACAATTGCATTTATTAGAAAGAGAAGTATTCCTGGCCATTTGGATTGCCATATTCTCTGTTTTAGCTTTTTATTTATTTGGCAAAATCCAGTTGTCACATGATTCGCCTGTAACTCATATTTCTGTTGGAAGACTGAGTTTAGGAATTATGGTTCTGGCATTTGTGGTGTATATGATTCCCGGACTTTGGGGCGCTCCTTTGCAATATATCAGTGGATTTCCGCCGGCAAAACAATACAGTGAATCGCCAAATGGATTTGGAAATGTTGTAACTCAAAACAATGAAAAAACAGCATTGCCAGAAGGCGCAGAAAGCGGTCCAAACGGAATTCCGACTTTTCATGATTATGAGGAAGGTTTAGCTTATGCGAAAAAAGTAAACAAACCCATAATGTTAGATTTTACAGGATATGCCTGTGTAAACTGCCGTAAAATGGAAGAACGTGTCTGGCCGGATCCAAAAGTTTTGAATGTTCTAAATAATGATGTGGTTCTGATTTCTTTATATGTAGACGACAAAAGGCCTTTATCTGAAGAGGAACAAGTTACTTCCAAAATTACAGGCAAAGTCCTAAAATATACAGGACAGAAATGGAGTGAACTTCAGATTCTGAAATACAAAACCAATGCACAGCCGTATTACGTTTTAATGGATCATCAGGAAAATGATTTGAATAAACCATCGGCTTATAATCCAGATATAAAGGCATATTATGAGTGGCTTCAGGAAGGAGTCCGGAACTTTAAAAAATAA
- a CDS encoding M16 family metallopeptidase — protein MKIFQLKYWLFVLLIGLKSVAQFSTTIPLDKNVVSGKLKNGMKYYVLHNEFPKDRVCFYFAQNVGAILENDDQNGLAHFLEHMAFNGTKNFEGKGIIDMLEKKGVRFGADINAYTAQDQTVYNLSNVPATDSKLIDSCLLALHDWSGFLSLKDSEIDAERGVIREEWRTRRDSDFRLRLETDKTLYKGSKYAKRDVIGDLNIINNFDYQVLRDYYKKWYRPDLQAVIVVGDIDVKEIEKKIIETFSSIEMPKNPAERYYVSIPKNKGMEYVLAKDKEAQETSIILYYKKDYDKVKNNEKIRRDLVNNLATDMMNRRYQEFIQNNETAVLKMATGPSEVSRLTNSHSLYMVPKNNKTLEGFKEMMIETERAIRYGFTQKELDRNKESVLSYYENLLQNKDKIDNDTFSEQLVEYFLKAVPFESIEAEYENIKKRLASITLSEINQAVKKLQTTDNIVMTVTGPDKSDVVYPSKEDYLKIMAEVKKMLLEKYKETDTDQPLITAELKGSKVTKETPIEGIKGAKSYVLGNGAKIVLYPTTLAKDEVLFSAYSLGGSSLIKTEDIPSSQIAVSLVESSGLGAFKSTDLKDKLNGKIANVKPYITELTEGFQGSSNQKDFETLLQLLYLYFEQPRFDKDSYARMLTGFSNSLENAANTNPKVFKDTISQLNYNHNKRVPLLNEDFLKRLSFEKASEIYKQRIQNAADFTFVFTGNLPENAIALLEKYIGSITADANKKENYVDNHLDPAPGIAKQLLVREMNVPKASVYIRFVKQFPYNYKNVFTMHILSELLSKKYLDLIREEEGGSYGVHVSNSVSRLPSDEYSMTINFDSDPAKEEKLTKIVYEQIALMQQKEAKEEDIQSVKNTVLKARAEKVLTNGFWLSSLNNMILNNETFKDDVIYKKTLNEITAADLKAFAKEFFAKPSTVEVIMKSKPQVAGPQY, from the coding sequence ATGAAAATCTTTCAATTAAAATATTGGCTTTTTGTCCTTTTAATCGGATTAAAAAGCGTTGCCCAGTTTTCGACCACAATTCCGTTGGACAAAAACGTAGTTTCGGGAAAATTAAAAAACGGAATGAAATATTATGTCCTACATAATGAATTTCCAAAAGACCGTGTTTGTTTTTATTTCGCTCAAAATGTCGGCGCAATTTTAGAAAACGACGATCAAAACGGATTGGCGCATTTCCTGGAACACATGGCTTTTAACGGAACAAAAAACTTTGAAGGAAAAGGAATTATCGATATGCTGGAGAAAAAAGGAGTTCGTTTTGGTGCCGATATCAATGCTTATACGGCACAAGATCAAACCGTTTATAATTTGAGTAATGTTCCGGCAACAGATTCAAAACTAATTGATTCCTGTCTTTTGGCATTACACGATTGGTCAGGTTTTCTTTCTTTAAAAGATTCAGAAATTGATGCAGAAAGAGGCGTAATTAGAGAAGAATGGCGCACCAGACGTGATTCTGATTTCAGACTTCGTTTAGAAACTGATAAAACGTTATACAAAGGTTCTAAATACGCAAAACGTGATGTAATCGGCGATTTGAATATTATTAATAATTTTGATTATCAGGTTCTTAGAGATTATTATAAAAAATGGTACCGCCCAGATTTACAAGCTGTTATTGTAGTTGGAGACATTGATGTAAAAGAAATTGAAAAGAAAATCATTGAAACTTTTTCTTCTATAGAAATGCCTAAGAATCCAGCAGAACGTTATTATGTTTCAATTCCGAAAAATAAAGGAATGGAATATGTTTTGGCAAAAGATAAAGAAGCGCAGGAAACTTCAATTATTCTTTACTACAAAAAAGACTATGATAAAGTAAAGAATAACGAAAAGATCAGAAGAGATTTAGTCAATAATCTGGCAACCGATATGATGAACAGACGTTATCAGGAATTTATTCAAAACAATGAAACCGCTGTACTAAAAATGGCAACTGGACCTTCGGAAGTTTCAAGACTAACCAATTCGCACAGTTTATATATGGTTCCAAAAAACAATAAAACACTGGAAGGTTTCAAAGAAATGATGATCGAAACCGAAAGAGCGATTCGTTACGGATTCACACAAAAAGAATTAGACCGAAACAAAGAAAGTGTTTTGAGTTATTATGAAAATCTGCTTCAGAATAAAGACAAAATTGATAATGATACTTTCTCTGAACAATTAGTGGAATATTTTCTGAAAGCGGTTCCGTTTGAAAGCATTGAAGCGGAGTATGAAAACATAAAAAAAAGATTGGCTTCGATTACGCTTTCAGAGATCAATCAGGCGGTTAAAAAGCTTCAGACAACCGATAATATTGTGATGACGGTTACAGGCCCGGATAAAAGCGATGTAGTATATCCTTCAAAAGAAGATTATCTGAAAATCATGGCAGAAGTTAAGAAAATGCTTCTTGAGAAATACAAAGAAACCGATACAGATCAGCCTTTGATTACAGCAGAATTGAAAGGTTCTAAAGTGACAAAAGAAACGCCGATTGAAGGAATAAAAGGAGCGAAAAGTTATGTTTTAGGAAATGGAGCCAAGATCGTTTTATATCCAACGACTTTAGCAAAAGATGAAGTTTTGTTTTCTGCTTATAGTTTAGGAGGAAGTTCATTAATTAAAACAGAAGATATTCCGTCTTCTCAAATTGCGGTAAGTTTGGTAGAAAGTTCGGGTTTAGGCGCATTTAAAAGCACTGATTTAAAAGATAAATTAAACGGTAAAATCGCTAACGTAAAACCCTATATTACAGAGTTGACGGAAGGTTTTCAAGGTTCAAGTAACCAAAAGGATTTTGAGACTTTATTACAATTGCTGTATCTCTATTTTGAACAGCCAAGATTTGATAAAGATTCGTACGCAAGAATGCTGACCGGTTTTAGTAATTCTTTAGAAAACGCTGCGAATACCAATCCGAAAGTTTTTAAGGATACTATTTCGCAGTTAAATTACAATCATAACAAAAGAGTTCCTTTGTTGAATGAAGATTTTCTGAAAAGATTGAGTTTCGAAAAAGCTTCGGAAATCTATAAACAAAGAATTCAAAATGCAGCCGATTTTACTTTTGTATTTACCGGAAATCTTCCTGAAAATGCCATTGCATTATTGGAAAAATATATTGGAAGTATAACAGCAGATGCAAACAAAAAAGAAAATTATGTTGACAATCATTTAGATCCAGCACCGGGAATTGCAAAGCAGTTATTGGTTCGCGAGATGAATGTTCCAAAAGCGAGTGTTTACATTCGATTTGTAAAACAATTTCCGTACAACTATAAAAATGTATTTACAATGCATATTTTATCTGAATTATTGTCTAAAAAATACCTGGACTTAATTCGTGAAGAAGAGGGCGGAAGTTATGGTGTTCATGTCTCTAATTCAGTGAGCCGTCTGCCGTCTGATGAATATTCAATGACGATTAATTTTGACAGTGATCCTGCAAAAGAAGAAAAACTAACGAAAATTGTTTACGAGCAAATCGCTTTAATGCAACAAAAAGAAGCGAAAGAAGAAGACATTCAATCGGTTAAAAATACGGTTTTAAAAGCTAGAGCAGAAAAAGTCCTGACAAACGGATTTTGGCTAAGCAGTTTAAATAATATGATATTGAACAATGAAACGTTCAAAGACGACGTTATTTACAAAAAAACTTTAAACGAAATCACAGCAGCCGATTTAAAAGCTTTCGCTAAAGAATTCTTCGCAAAACCAAGTACAGTTGAAGTAATCATGAAATCGAAACCGCAGGTTGCTGGACCACAATATTAG